DNA from Elaeis guineensis isolate ETL-2024a chromosome 2, EG11, whole genome shotgun sequence:
TGGACGACTCCATTAAGCTCTGGACCGTCGATCGCCCATCCAGTGTCCGCACCTTCCACGAGCACGCCTACTGCGTCTACGCTGCCATCTGGATCCCTCGCCACGCCGACGTCTTCACATCGGTCTCCGGCAACCAACCCGCCCGCATTTGGGGCATCCGCTATCCCAAATCCTCCCTTATGCTCCCCGCCCACGACCACGAGATCATCTCCCTTGTGCTCCCCGGCACCGCCTCTGTCAATAAATCCATCCGCATCTGAGACATCTATGCCTCTGTAGCCAACCTCGTCGGGCAGGGAAgacagaagaggaagagaggcgatGAAATTTGGGCTCGAACCAGGGTCGGAATTAGGGCTCGGATTTGGGCCCAAGCTCGGGCCGGGTTCAGGTCGAGCCAAAGGTACACCCAAGCCCGGCCCAAAATACAAACGGATTTTAGATTTAGGCCCAAGCCCGATCTGAATTGTTGGGGCCTAGTCCGAAGTCCAGTCCGAGCCCAATTCCAGCCCTACCCTGAAGTAGCCATGACAAAAAAACTTCAGGTGGATCCAACAAATAGCAAGCacagggagaaaaaaaaatctaaatatcacaATGTAACAACACTAGCAGTGTAACACCAGATTTTTCTTGTAGGATAATCTCAGtaaacaaaaaaaaggaaaaaagaaaaaagatacatTTAAAGGACATTAGAAGGTGCAACACTTAAAAGACTACAACCAAAAACTATTTCCCAACTTTATACTTTTTATGCTTCTGCAGGATAAAAATTAACATACATATATGGGGGTGTGTTCTTCATTCTCCATCATTTCCAGGAAGAAAGTTCATTTAATACACAGGAAATGAATTTTCTCCGATGAAATAAACTTGTCAAGATCTTATTAGGATTGTCACAAAACTTGCTGAGTTCCAAATGTTATGGTGAAGGTTTATGCGACAAAACAATAAGCAACTGTGTCATGTGTTGGTTCTATTCATAAGGGGCCTCATTAACATAATAGTGGGAATGGCAACAAGAACAACTCAAGCAAGCTAGGCCTAACTCAAGCTCAGCTGGTTTAGTAATTGAGCCAAGCTCCAGTCAGCTCATTTAACTACAAGAACTTGAGCTGCTCATATAATTTCACACAGAATTTAAGCTGCTCATGTACAGCTCATGAGAGCCTAAGGATTTCATAAATAGTGGTATAAAGCAAGATTTTCAAAATCGGTACCGAACACTATTTCGGTTGGCCAATGGCACGAATCGATACGGTCCCATAACGGACCGAACCAGAGAACCGACAAAGAGAGGAAGAGATGAATtagggaggaggaaaagaggaagagaaacagagaagaggggagggaagtAGGTTGAGGCAGTGGAGACACCACCAATGACGATCGGAGGGCTGGGTGGGCCCTCAGAGGGCTGCAGTGGCCACCACAGCTCTGCGTCGTCCGCataaggaaagagagaagagagagggggaaggGAAAGAAAAGGACCGAGGAGGCTCCGACGGAGAGGTCGCCGGAGGGCCTCCAGCTGGCCGCCATGGCCGTCAGATGGTGTAAGTGCCACCTAGGCTCTGCAGCCATGGAACATGGGTGATCGTCCCTATTTCACAAGCTTTTTTGAAAAAGTCCGACAACAGTGAAGCCGACAATGATTTTACCGGCTTCACTGTATCtgggcttttttaaaaaaaatattcaaatagtGAAACTGGCAAATCCATTACCGACTTCActgtttttagatttttttaaaaaaattgaaataatgaAGCTGACAAACCCACTGTCGGCTTTACTATTCATTGTGATTTTTAAAAAACACGATGCGAGGAACAGGGGCGATCGCCTCTGTTCCACAGCCCCTATTCTCCATTGGTCCAGTTCAGCACGCCTTGAACCGTCCTGTTTGGGATGATTCTGAAAACCATGGTATAAAGAATTTGCTGACAAGTTTATGTTATTTCTTTCCATCTTTAAACAAATGTATGTGGGAACATCAACATCTTAATGTAAGCTTAGGTTCATCTTATCATAAAATACTCTTCAAACCAACATTACTCTAGACAAAATAAAGTGCTTAATCATTTCTCTagttaaaagaaaataaagaagtcaGAGAAAGGAATAAATTGGAATCCTCCCTATTTTCGTCGCCCAACATGTTGTCAAGTACCGACATGTATCAGTCAGTTCTGACTGGTACACACCATATTAGGCTAAAACTGCCTCCCAACACTAGATTGGCATGACATATGTTAAGCATGTTCTGTTTTTTATAAGAAACGAGCTTTTAAATCTTTTAGCATTGGGATTTTTGCATACATAGGTCTCTTTACACAAATGTCATTTCAAACATTCTTTTTTTGCATAAACACCCTTCCAGTCAATTGTATCTATGAAAGCTATTAGAACTAGCCATTTTCATGGAAACGACAAATTCACCCTTGTGTAGACTACATGCCCACCTTACACAGAAAGCACATCCATCCGATCCACATCTGACATCTAGAGAAGAACCAAAAGTAAACCATccctaaattttttaagaaaactatTTATCAAATCCCTCCCTCCTGCTATCATCTCCATGACGTCCAAAACTCAAGGGTTGAAAAAAATTGGAATTGGTTCAAACTTGAAACTAATTGGCTCATTAATTGTAGTTCATCTATAGGAAGTGAGACTGCCAACCTCCGGATCAACCATCTCAGCCATCGGAAGATAACTCTTGACAGAATCCTCGTCGAGCTTCCCTGACTTGTTGCGGTTCAAGCTTCACCACCGGCTCAATCATGAGCTTGGTGTAGTCCAATGGGACATTAGTAACCGGCTTGACCATTTGGCAAAAGTTGGTAGGCTAAGTATAAAGGTATGTTGTTGGGCACCATTTCAAAGCCCATAATTTCATTCAAGATCCTCTTTATCGCCGGCAATGCCACCATGCACTTCAATCCCAAGTTGTTAGGGGATGAAGAGGTAGGATCAAGCTATGATGATGTTGAGGGAGGAAGAGGAGACAAGGGATGGGTGGTGGAGATGGTGGAGCTAAGGTCAAAGAGGGAGATCTTGAGGGCTTTGGTCTCACAAATGGAGGCATCAGAGATCCAAGAGTCCAGAAAGGGCATGGAAAGACTAGGGATCGCAGGTGGAGTAGCGCAGCAGTTAGTTCTCCAACATCATCATTCTCTCTAATTTAAGAACTTAAAGTAAGGATTTTTGAATTAGGATAGTGgtacggacaccagagccatcaaaaatcggcaacataatttaagttcgatttggatcgaagaagcctcattaaattgattctacttcagttatttattttcagtcaataaattttaatgcatttggctttgggtccatagggccatacttggatttgtccacgtcacctttggagccaccactctccacatgccaagagaagaatatgcatgccagcatatgccgtgctcatgccaagttgtgttaagcatcaagcacccacatgaaattccatttcttccttagaattccttaagagtttttggctacttacttattttgttgaaggctgatttctttcctatggtagattataatgctttacttttttgtggagggttgatttcttccttgtaaaaataagagattcctaaacaaataggacccttagagtcctatataaatccttgtatctttcatgaaagaaaacaatgaatgattttacaaactccacaaatacttgtgtcaatcgctccgagagggagagggtgtgagacccaaaatcgccccacaaggggagggtgtgaggcccactttctatcctattccttctacttaagattcagtgttcctgcgactctgatcgactccaccatctacccacgcaagcctattccgtcaagagaagatctgtctcctccagaattttcatctgtcgttctgagagaaggagtgatttcttattctacagatcatatgctgtcaaggaccttcgttccttaacagttgatctttgatttttttttttttaatccgatgttggtaaagacctagttctttatcgatggatctgtttggttaaaagattaagagccctaatcagagtagtttcttaactaccacgatccggattcttatcatcttcttggatttttctcacgggtttaatgttttattttctctcgttccattcttatttcttttttttgcatctactcgtgagcatgtttaatttctgctatctgtttatgaaattttctattactaattgtttactgatctctcgaatggcattcgtctgtatcatttagattgatctcgctttagtctcgtatcaatcaatcacgcctcctgagcagagtataggcaactatactgtctgtcttgGGAATAATGAGtccctggccggacgtgatttgttgttgatgaacagaagagagcttgattatta
Protein-coding regions in this window:
- the LOC140850876 gene encoding uncharacterized protein, with amino-acid sequence MAASWRPSGDLSVGASSVLFFPFPLSLLSFLMRTTQSCGGHCSPLRAHPALRSSLVVSPLPQPTSLPSSLFLFLFSSSLIHLFLSLSAPTIQIGLGPKSKIRLYFGPGLGVPLARPEPGPSLGPNPSPNSDPGSSPNFIASLPLLSSLPDEVGYRGIDVSDADGFIDRGGAGEHKGDDLVVVGGEHKGGFGIADAPNAGGLVAGDRCEDVGVARDPDGSVDAVGVLVEGADTGWAIDGPELNGVVQESVRKELRWMGFHGEKPAVQRWAEMGDSGTKRTESEREAALRRAWLTRSLSRRELMRLGREVRVWRGRQCGRDCRRRRRP